Within Serratia odorifera, the genomic segment TCGGCAACCTTGCTTTGTTTTTCGGCGACCTTGGCCTGCCGTTGGCGCAGCAGCCCGTCATCGGTGCAGTGGCGTTCGGTTTCGTCCAGCGCTGCCTGCAGGCCGGCGACCTGGTGCGTGTTGTTATGCGCTTTGGCATAGCCGATCTGATATTCGATTTCTGCGCGTTTGGCGGCGCAGCCGGTGAGGGCATCGG encodes:
- a CDS encoding DUF1090 domain-containing protein, which encodes MKHHVTAGIFALVAAFGYSSVASAADALTGCAAKRAEIEYQIGYAKAHNNTHQVAGLQAALDETERHCTDDGLLRQRQAKVAEKQSKVAEREHELQNARETGSQKKIKQKEKKLASAKEELTEAQQALSR